In Nerophis lumbriciformis linkage group LG14, RoL_Nlum_v2.1, whole genome shotgun sequence, a single genomic region encodes these proteins:
- the tnfaip8l1 gene encoding tumor necrosis factor alpha-induced protein 8-like protein 1: MDSFSTKSLAMQAQKKLMSKMATKSMASLFIDDVSSEVLDELYRVTKEYTRNRKEAQKIIKNLIKMVVKLGVLYRNNQFSSEELSLVENFRKKVHTLAMTAVSFHQIDFTFDRRVMSALLNDCRELLHQAIKRHLTAKSHSRVNHVFNHFADCDFLAALYGPSEVYRAHLQRICNGVNKMLDEGNL; encoded by the exons ATGGACTCGTTCAGCACCAAGAGCTTGGCCATGCAGGCGCAGAAGAAGCTGATGAGCAAGATGGCCACCAAGAGCATGGCCAGCCTCTTCATCGACGACGTCAGCAGCGAAGTCCTGGACGAGCTGTACCGGGTCACCAAGGAGTACACCCGCAACCGCAAGGAGGCCCAGAAGATCATCAAGAACCTGATCAAGATGGTGGTGAAGCTGGGGGTGCTCTACAGGAACAACCAGTTCAGCAGCGAGGAGCTGAGCCTGGTGGAGAACTTCAG GAAGAAAGTCCACACCCTGGCCATGACGGCGGTGAGTTTCCACCAGATCGACTTCACCTTCGACCGCCGGGTCATGAGCGCCCTGCTGAACGACTGCCGCGAGCTGCTGCACCAGGCCATCAAGCGCCACCTGACGGCCAAGAGCCACTCGCGGGTCAACCACGTCTTCAACCACTTCGCCGACTGCGACTTCCTGGCCGCGCTCTACGGGCCCTCGGAGGTCTACCGCGCCCACCTGCAGAGGATCTGCAACGGCGTCAACAAGATGCTGGACGAGGGCAACCTCTGA